AAGTCTACGAAGACTCGAACACGGTTAGTGGGAATCACATTCAGGTAAAaccctttcttctctctttttactCCTGCTTACTTATCCCCGAACACAACACTGACATATTAATCCTGTTACTCCACAGCGCAAATTCTGCTCAAACTGTGGCAGGTTGGTTCCCTGTTCCCCAATTCTTTATTTGCTATTAGCACAATTAGCTGAGAATAAGGATAGTCCGATTATGACAGAGAGTCCCAGCCTTCCGGGGAAAGCTATTGTGAAGGCTTCTTTGTTTGATGTTATTTCTCAGCCTGATAAGGAGCTTTTTACGGCTGATAGACAGGCTTGGAAGGGGGCTGTTGAGGGGGCAAAGCAGGAATAGTGAATTGTTTTGTTTGAGTAGTGGGGTGGTGTTGGGTGTAGTGTTGGAGTTGATATTCTTGTGATGAGATGTGTGTTTCTAGGATGGAGATATCACGCAATACTGTTGTAAAGGTAGATCTTTGTTCTAGTTAAGAGCTATCTATCTCGCTTCTTAAGTAGTAGATAAATTTGTTCAGAAGATTACATTGACTTTACTCTTAGTATAGCTACTATGTAAGTATGACCGTGATTCTAGGTAAGCCCAGACTTGAACCCTACACACAAAACCTACAACCAAGCACCTCATTCACAGTCATTCACCCACCAGTCAGATAACCAGCCTCATAAAAAACCTCTCAATCAGTGAATGAGAGTCTCTAACAGAACATTTCCTGAATAAACACCATGAGCGGAATACTCCTCTCCTCACATAGATCATCCGCAACAGGAGTTCTACAGAACATCCAGCTCACACCACACTTTTCAGGCATACGGAAAAAGCACAAGACTTCAGTCAAAGCCAAGATGCTGTCCCTAGAAGTCCTGAGAAATTTCCTCCGCGAATATCTGGTCATCGACCACCCAGTCGCAGTCTCTGACATCCAGCACCGTGAACAAGACCAGACTCACACCCCAGACACCCCAGAGAATCCTACCACCGCTGCAGTCACCGCTGTAACCATTGAATATGAACCCTTAGAATCAGCCACgaacaagagaaaatcaCCTCCAACTTCACCTCTAACGGCAACGCAACAAAAGCGGCTGAAAAAAGAACTCAAGCTCGAAGACAAACGTCGCAGAACAGCCGGCCACAGAGTCTTTCATCACGAACTCGAAGACGGCTTCTACGGGGACCTCATCTCGCTGCATTACGAAGACGCAATCGCAACAGCGCAGCACGCCCATACTTTACCCCTAACCGAGGGCAAGTACCACTTCCACAACTTCTGGGTCGACGCAAGCGGTAGCCAAGGCTCTGCCGGCGCGGCGATTGCATACAAGGACCCTTACTATGGCGAGGAGTGGATGGACTGGGGATATGCGATCTCAGACTTGAAGGGTAAGACGCGGGTAGACATGTCGGAGTTGTTTGCTATTGGGGCTGCGTTGAGGCTTGCGCTGGCACGGATCGGGAAGAGGGTTGCTGTTGCGGAGGGGGCGGAGGAGCATGCTGTTACTGTGTTTTCGGATTCGATGCGTGCGTTGGGCGTGATTCGGCGGTGGGCGAATTTGTGGTCTGAGGGTGAGATTGATAGGTCGGCGTTGGGGACTCTTGCGGGGGATGTTTGTGGGCTCTCGAGGCAGCTGTTTGGGTTGGGGGTAAAGGTGAGGGTTTATTGGGTGCCGGCGCATTGTGAGGTTTGTATTGTTGGTCATAAGCGCGCTGATGTGCTGTCGAGGGCGGCGGCGAGGCATGTTAAGCCGCTTGTGCAGCGGGATGAGAAGTATAGTGCCGATGGGGTTGTTCAGTTGGTTGATTCGACGTCCTTGAAGACTCTTCATCTGCTTGCTGATGAGTGCGATCCTTTGTGAGGAGGGACGAGTCTGGAGTGTTTGCGTTTGCAACACTACCCCTTCTGTTACTGGGCCTTGGTGATGGCGTGGGTTCCCGGGATGTGAAGGAATTATGATAAGTTGTTTCATTTAAGGCATGT
The sequence above is a segment of the Aspergillus flavus chromosome 4, complete sequence genome. Coding sequences within it:
- a CDS encoding Mss4-like protein; amino-acid sequence: MSYEGHCICGRIRVLLEQQPPSSLVCHCHNCSRSGGGSSINYVLHKEEVTIQDPQSSLKVYEDSNTVSGNHIQRKFCSNCGRLVPCSPILYLLLAQLAENKDSPIMTESPSLPGKAIVKASLFDVISQPDKELFTADRQAWKGAVEGAKQE